A window from Citrus sinensis cultivar Valencia sweet orange chromosome 5, DVS_A1.0, whole genome shotgun sequence encodes these proteins:
- the LOC102615484 gene encoding protein DETOXIFICATION 33 gives MSAENTSPLLSNKATESYDIYSDGDDQQKQLGFVKEFGYESKRLWKLAGPAIFTSISQYSLGALTQTFAGRVGELELAAFSVENSVIAGLAFGVMLGMGSALETLCGQAFGAGSIRMLGVYMQRSWVILLITSCVLSPLYVWSPPVLMLFGETAEISNAAGKFALWMLPQLFAYALNFPIQKFLQAQRKVLVMAWISAIVLVLHALFSWLLILKLGWGLIGAAITLNLSWWLIVILQLLYIFITKSDGAWSGFSWLAFADLWAFVKLSLASAVMLCLEFWYLMLLVVITGRLPNALIAVDAISVCMNIQGWDAMIAIGFNAAISVRVSNELGAGNARAAKFSVLVVSITAVTIGVCCTILVLATRYNFPFLFTNSEAVAAETTKLSILLAITVLMNCLQPVLSGVAVGAGWQSLVAYINLGCYYIVGLPLGILLGFTFGFGAEGIWSGMIGGIGLQTLILIVITSITNWRKEADEAASRVMKWGGSTGEHWSK, from the exons ATGTCAGCGGAAAATACAAGTCCACTTCTGAGTAACAAGGCGACCGAAAGCTACGATATTTATAGCGATGGAGATGATCAGCAAAAGCAGTTAGGTTTTGTTAAGGAATTTGGTTATGAATCTAAGCGGCTATGGAAACTCGCAGGGCCGGCAATTTTCACCTCTATTAGTCAGTATTCGCTTGGTGCTCTTACTCAAACCTTTGCTGGTCGCGTCGGTGAACTCGAGCTCGCTGCTTTCTCCGTTGAGAACTCTGTCATTGCTGGTCTTGCATTCGGTGTCATg TTGGGAATGGGAAGTGCTTTGGAGACTTTATGTGGGCAAGCATTCGGTGCGGGGAGTATTAGGATGTTGGGCGTGTACATGCAGAGATCATGGGTCATTCTGCTGATCACTTCTTGTGTTCTTTCTCCTCTCTATGTTTGGTCTCCTCCGGTTCTAATGCTCTTTGGAGAGACCGCTGAGATCTCCAATGCTGCTG GTAAATTTGCTCTCTGGATGCTTCCTCAATTATTCGCTTACGCCTTGAATTTTCCAATACAAAAATTCTTACAAGCTCAGAGGAAAGTGCTGGTAATGGCCTGGATTTCAGCAATTGTACTAGTGTTACATGCACTCTTTAGCTGGTTGCTCATATTGAAGCTTGGCTGGGGGTTAATTGGAGCAGCAATCACTCTAAATTTATCTTGGTGGCTCATAGTTATTCTGCAATTGTTGTACATTTTCATTACCAAGTCTGATGGTGCCTGGAGTGGATTTTCATGGCTAGCGTTTGCTGATTTGTGGGCCTTCGTCAAGCTTTCTCTGGCATCTGCTGTTATGCTCTG CTTGGAGTTTTGGTACTTGATGCTGCTGGTGGTCATAACGGGTCGCTTGCCGAATGCTTTGATTGCAGTTGATGCCATTTCTGTTTG CATGAATATACAAGGATGGGATGCAATGATTGCAATTGGGTTCAACGCTGCAATCAG TGTTAGAGTATCAAATGAACTTGGAGCTGGTAATGCTAGGGCTGCAAAATTTTCTGTGTTAGTGGTTTCCATCACAGCTGTGACAATAGGTGTTTGTTGCACAATCTTGGTGCTTGCAACAAGATACAATTTCCCTTTCCTCTTCACCAACAGTGAAGCAGTTGCTGCAGAAACTACCAAGTTATCTATTTTGCTGGCAATCACAGTTCTTATGAATTGTCTTCAGCCAGTCTTATCTG GTGTTGCCGTGGGAGCTGGATGGCAATCTCTCGTTGCATACATAAACCTTGGATGCTACTACATTGTTGGATTGCCACTGGGCATTCTCCTGGGTTTCACATTTGGTTTTGGAGCTGAG GGTATTTGGTCAGGGATGATTGGAGGCATTGGTTTGCAAACCTTAATCTTGATAGTGATCACTTCAATAACCAACTGGAGAAAAGAG GCTGATGAAGCAGCAAGCCGTGTTATGAAATGGGGAGGATCAACTGGAGAGCATTGGTCTAAATAA
- the LOC102615787 gene encoding F-box/FBD/LRR-repeat protein At1g13570-like isoform X2 — protein sequence MKQREPPKFPCKLETELDRLSSLPAHVIDQILSQLPIRDAVRTSVLSKKWRYKWATVPHLVFDNHCVSTSSQDQTFIKNKLVNIVDHVLLLHSGPILKFKLSHRDLLGVSDIDRWILYMSRSCVKEFILEIWKGQRYKVPSSLFLCQNLIHLELFNCLLKPPSTFKGFRNLKSLDLQHITLSQDVFENLISSSPTLERLTLMNFDGFTHLNIDAPNLQFFDIGGVFDDVTFENTFHLALVSIGLYVNVKNDQAMGPGNSCKLLRFFVHLPHIRRLEIQSYFLKYLAIGNVPSRLPRPCVDLNYLSIRINFNDLEENLAALCLLRSSPNLQELEMLARPEETGIGVLTNFWEVDHWTSLFSQLRMVKIVGISGIRSELEFIKFVLSNSPVLETMTIKPASLEGGWDLIKELLRFRRASARAEIIYLDPQLQ from the exons ATG AAGCAGAGGGAACCACCCAAGTTTCCTTGCAAATTAGAAACAGAGCTAGATAGGCTCAGCAGCTTACCAGCGCATGTTATAGACCAAATATTGTCACAGTTGCCAATTAGGGATGCAGTAAGGACAAGTGTTTTGTCAAAAAAATGGAGGTACAAATGGGCAACAGTCCCACATCTTGTGTTTGATAATCATTGTGTCTCTACTTCTTCCCAAGATCAGACCTTCATCAAGAATAAGCTTGTCAACATCGTTGATCATGTTCTCTTGCTTCATAGTGGGCCAATACTCAAGTTTAAACTCTCTCACCGAGATCTTCTAGGTGTCAGTGATATTGATAGATGGATTCTTTATATGTCAAGAAGCTGTGTCAAAGAATTCATACTTGAGATCTGGAAGGGACAGCGCTATAAGGTTCCTTCTAGTTTATTCttgtgccaaaatttgatTCATCTGGAGctatttaattgtttgttgAAGCCGCCATCAACATTCAAAGGCTTCAGGAATTTGAAAAGTCTCGATCTACAACACATTACCCTGTCCCAGGAtgtgtttgaaaatttaatttcaagcagCCCTACGCTTGAGAGGTTGACATTGATGAATTTTGATGGTTTCACCCATCTTAATATTGATGCACCTAATCTCCAATTTTTTGATATTGGAGGAGTTTTTGATGATGTTACCTTCGAGAACACCTTCCATTTAGCTTTGGTTTCCATTGGCTTGTACGTAAATGTCAAAAATGATCAGGCCATGGGTCCTGGAAATTCTTGTAAATTGCTAAGATTCTTTGTTCATCTTCCTCACATTCGAAGGCTTGAGATTCAGAGTTATTTTCTAAAG TATTTGGCTATTGGCAACGTGCCAAGCAGGTTGCCTCGTCCATGTGTTGATCTGAATTATCTTTCTATACGCATAAATTTCAATGACTTGGAAGAGAACCTTGCTGCGCTGTGCCTGTTGAGAAGTTCTCCTAATCTACAAGAACTAGAGATGCTG GCTCGCCCAGAGGAGACTGGTATTGGTGTTCTCACCAACTTTTGGGAAGTTGACCACTGGACCTCTCTGTTTTCCCAGCTGCGGATGGTGAAAATAGTGGGCATCTCTGGCATTAGATCCGAATTGgaattcattaaatttgtgCTATCAAATTCACCTGTGCTTGAGACGATGACTATTAAACCTGCTTCGCTAGAAGGAGGATGGGACCTAATCAAAGAATTGTTGAGATTTCGGCGAGCCTCTGCACGAGCAGAGATCATTTATTTGGACCCACAACTACAGTGA